A window of the Amycolatopsis solani genome harbors these coding sequences:
- a CDS encoding cytochrome P450, whose product MFDPRDPEFLADPYPAFAALRAQGDVHFHEGLGLAIAVSHAASSAVLRHRGLGRIWQDAQPLERFASFNLLHRNSLLENEPPAHTRLRRLIAGAFGRGHVQRLRPMVASLAANMVDDLAAAIATDGSADLLEHLAQPLPVAVIAELLGVPGSDGPRMVELSNAIVKMYEFGRPESDRDAAEQASAEFVSYVRSVASARASAPGDDIISDLLRSELTPDELVATAVLLLMAGHEATVNVLGNGITALLTHRDQWERLLASPSLLDSCVEELIRFDAPLQLFERTATEDVSIRGYVVSEGQKIGALLGAAARDPEVFEEPDRLDIGRTPNAHLGFGMGIHYCVGAPLARVEIGAALSALAEKLPGLRLVEPPPRRPEFVIRGLKELRVTV is encoded by the coding sequence CGCCCAAGGCGACGTCCATTTCCACGAAGGACTGGGCCTCGCCATCGCGGTGTCGCACGCGGCGTCGTCGGCGGTGCTGCGCCACCGAGGGCTGGGCCGGATCTGGCAGGACGCCCAGCCGCTGGAGCGGTTCGCGTCGTTCAACCTGCTGCACCGCAACTCCCTGCTGGAGAACGAGCCCCCGGCCCACACCCGCCTCCGCCGCCTGATCGCGGGCGCCTTCGGCCGCGGCCACGTCCAGCGCCTGCGCCCGATGGTCGCCTCGCTGGCCGCGAACATGGTCGACGACCTGGCCGCCGCGATCGCCACCGACGGCAGCGCGGACCTCCTCGAGCACCTCGCCCAGCCCTTGCCGGTCGCGGTGATCGCGGAGCTGCTCGGCGTGCCCGGCTCGGACGGGCCGCGGATGGTCGAGCTGTCCAACGCCATCGTGAAGATGTACGAGTTCGGGCGCCCGGAGTCCGACCGCGACGCCGCCGAGCAGGCTTCCGCCGAGTTCGTGTCGTACGTCCGCTCGGTGGCATCGGCCCGCGCTTCGGCGCCGGGGGACGACATCATCAGCGACCTCCTGCGCAGCGAGCTGACGCCTGACGAGCTGGTGGCCACCGCGGTGCTGCTGCTGATGGCGGGCCACGAAGCGACGGTCAACGTGCTCGGCAACGGGATCACGGCGTTGCTGACGCATCGGGACCAGTGGGAGCGACTGCTGGCTTCACCTTCCCTTCTCGATTCGTGCGTGGAAGAGCTGATCCGGTTCGACGCTCCGCTGCAGCTGTTCGAGCGGACGGCCACCGAGGACGTGTCGATTCGCGGGTATGTCGTTTCGGAGGGGCAGAAGATCGGGGCGCTGCTCGGGGCCGCGGCGCGGGATCCGGAGGTGTTCGAGGAGCCGGACCGGCTGGACATCGGGCGGACGCCTAACGCGCATCTGGGGTTCGGGATGGGGATTCACTACTGCGTGGGTGCTCCTCTGGCTCGGGTGGAGATCGGTGCCGCGTTGAGTGCTTTGGCGGAGAAGCTGCCGGGGTTGCGGTTGGTGGAGCCTCCGCCGCGGCGGCCGGAGTTCGTGATCCGGGGGTTGAAGGAGCTGCGGGTCACGGTGTGA